A DNA window from Carnobacterium funditum DSM 5970 contains the following coding sequences:
- the dgoD gene encoding galactonate dehydratase, whose translation MKITDVKVYKIKPRWIFIKISTDEGIEGWGEMISGTKTETVVSGAYEMGKRIIGRNPFEIERLWQELHRSFFRGGPINGTIVSGIEMALWDIKGKYFNVPVYELLGGAARDNIKVYSWIGGDRPEDVVTEAMDRYDRGFRAVKMNATQELHYIDSFKEVQKVVDRVASIREKLGYEMEVAVDFHGRVHKGMAKVLAKELEPLKPMFLEEVVLPENEEAFSEIARHVATPLATGERLYTRWAFKNIFKQGSIDIIQPDVALVGGILETKKIAAMAEAYDVAVAPHAPYGPIALAATLQVDACTPNVFIQEQSLGIHYNKGFDLLDFVHNKEVFQYKDGFVDLPSKPGLGLELNEDLIEDISQEGLIWTNPQWKHYDGTIAEW comes from the coding sequence ATGAAAATTACAGATGTTAAAGTCTACAAAATTAAGCCACGCTGGATTTTTATAAAGATAAGTACAGATGAAGGTATCGAAGGTTGGGGAGAAATGATTTCTGGTACAAAAACAGAAACAGTTGTCTCTGGAGCATATGAAATGGGTAAAAGAATTATTGGTCGTAATCCGTTTGAGATTGAAAGATTGTGGCAAGAACTTCACCGCTCATTTTTTAGAGGCGGACCAATAAATGGAACGATTGTATCTGGTATAGAGATGGCTTTATGGGATATCAAGGGTAAGTATTTTAATGTTCCCGTTTACGAGTTATTAGGTGGGGCTGCACGTGACAACATTAAAGTGTATTCTTGGATCGGTGGCGATAGACCTGAAGATGTAGTTACTGAAGCAATGGATCGTTACGACAGAGGATTTAGAGCTGTGAAAATGAACGCAACTCAAGAATTACATTACATCGATTCATTTAAAGAAGTACAAAAAGTAGTAGATAGGGTTGCTTCAATACGCGAAAAATTAGGATATGAAATGGAAGTTGCTGTGGATTTTCATGGCAGAGTCCATAAAGGAATGGCAAAAGTATTAGCTAAAGAACTTGAACCATTGAAACCTATGTTTTTAGAAGAGGTTGTTTTGCCAGAAAACGAGGAAGCTTTCTCTGAGATTGCACGCCATGTAGCTACACCATTAGCAACTGGAGAACGTTTATATACTAGATGGGCATTTAAAAATATCTTCAAACAAGGAAGTATAGATATTATTCAACCAGATGTTGCTTTAGTTGGTGGTATTTTAGAAACTAAGAAAATAGCAGCAATGGCTGAAGCTTACGATGTAGCTGTTGCACCACATGCACCATATGGGCCGATTGCATTAGCTGCAACACTTCAAGTTGATGCTTGTACGCCAAATGTTTTTATTCAAGAGCAAAGTTTAGGAATTCATTATAATAAAGGATTTGATTTATTAGATTTCGTTCATAACAAAGAAGTTTTTCAATATAAAGATGGCTTCGTTGATCTTCCGTCTAAACCAGGTCTTGGTTTAGAATTAAATGAAGATTTAATTGAAGATATTTCTCAAGAAGGTCTAATTTGGACAAATCCTCAGTGGAAACACTATGATGGTACCATAGCAGAATGGTAA
- a CDS encoding DgaE family pyridoxal phosphate-dependent ammonia lyase has product MDFYEKYNLKKVINASGKMTALGVSKYSEEVVDAQKFGGQHFFVMDELVKKTGKHIADLLNAEDGVIVSSASAGLAQSIAGIIGEGSHYHLYHPYTEKITKREIIIPKGHNVDYGTPVEVMIELGGGKAIEAGYANVCTKEQIELMITPETAAILYIKSHHTVQKSMLSIPEAVEVAHKNNLPLILDAAAEEDLFKYIEAGADLVIYSGAKALEGTSSGLIIGKENLVDWSRLQSKGIGRAMKIGKENILGLTIAIEHYLKQGNETGESMKRRLTPFVKQLDGIYGLSCTIVQDSAGRDIFRAKIIVHSESPLSAKQLIEKLKEGKQAIYTREHQVNNGIIECDIRSVNEDEMTQIFERIEKIMNESLRKE; this is encoded by the coding sequence ATGGATTTTTATGAAAAATACAACTTAAAAAAGGTAATAAATGCTAGTGGGAAGATGACAGCACTGGGAGTTTCAAAATATTCTGAGGAAGTTGTCGATGCACAAAAATTTGGAGGCCAGCATTTTTTTGTAATGGATGAATTAGTAAAAAAAACAGGCAAGCATATTGCAGATTTACTTAATGCAGAAGATGGGGTTATCGTATCATCTGCCTCGGCAGGACTAGCGCAATCTATTGCTGGAATAATTGGCGAGGGTAGCCATTATCACTTATATCATCCTTATACTGAAAAAATTACTAAACGAGAAATTATTATTCCTAAAGGTCATAATGTCGATTATGGAACTCCGGTAGAAGTAATGATTGAACTAGGTGGTGGAAAGGCGATTGAAGCCGGGTATGCAAATGTGTGTACTAAAGAGCAAATTGAACTAATGATTACTCCTGAAACAGCTGCTATCTTATATATTAAAAGCCATCATACAGTACAAAAAAGTATGTTGTCAATTCCAGAAGCCGTAGAAGTTGCACATAAAAATAATTTACCTCTTATTCTAGATGCTGCAGCTGAAGAGGATCTTTTTAAGTATATTGAAGCAGGGGCAGATTTAGTTATTTATAGTGGAGCGAAAGCATTAGAAGGAACTAGTTCTGGTTTAATTATTGGAAAAGAAAATTTGGTTGATTGGTCCCGTTTACAAAGTAAAGGAATTGGGAGAGCAATGAAAATTGGGAAAGAAAATATTTTAGGTTTGACTATAGCTATTGAACATTATCTAAAGCAGGGTAATGAAACAGGTGAAAGTATGAAAAGAAGATTAACGCCCTTTGTAAAACAATTAGATGGAATTTATGGGTTATCTTGCACAATAGTACAAGACAGCGCTGGAAGAGATATTTTTCGAGCAAAAATAATAGTCCATTCAGAGTCACCTTTGAGTGCTAAACAGTTAATAGAAAAGTTGAAGGAAGGTAAGCAAGCAATCTATACAAGAGAACACCAGGTTAATAATGGTATTATTGAATGTGATATTCGTTCAGTAAATGAAGATGAAATGACTCAGATTTTTGAGAGGATTGAAAAGATAATGAACGAATCATTAAGGAAAGAATGA